The genomic DNA TGAGCCgttgcttctctttctctgatgTTTCGGCAGCGCTCTGCTGTTACTCCTTGACCTTCATGAGATTTGCCTACAAGGTGCAGCCTCGGAACTGGCTTCTGTTTGCATGCCACGCCACCAACGAAGTAGCCCAGCTCATCCAGGGAGGACGGCTGATCAAACACGAGTAAGCGGATTCCCATTCAGTCGTTCTTGTTGTGAGGAACTGGGGAGAGTGAGATGGAAATCTTCACAGGCGTCGAGGGGCCGGGCGGCAGGTGTGCGCGGATGTGCGTCAGCACTCGGGGAAGCTCGATTCAGAGCAAAGACATGCCGTTCAGTTTAAAACAGTGGTTGGGCAATTAGTACAATGCAATgcaaatccattttttaaaacatgaaaagtaaCATGAAATAGGATATTCCTGTTTCTATAAAATTGTCTGTTGAAATAAATGTTATGTAAGGCGTCTTCTTAAAGCCACCCCGGGCCTGTGAGGCTGCCAGTGAGGTTCTGTTTCTCATTGCGTTTTCCTCGTGTTTATTTCCAGGATGACTAAAAGGCCCCAGCAGGGCGGCAGTGGGAAATGAGGAGCAGCTCTTTGAAGGGGTGGCGttgccagctgctgctgctgagtcACAGATCCCGCCACCACGACCGGTCCTGTGAAGGAAAATAGGCTGAATGCTATTTTTATTAACCAGACTCTTTTTATAGAACTAGCAGAGAGTCTTTAACCCAGCTCTCTGCTGCCTTACAAATATGGAATATTATATTTCTC from Equus quagga isolate Etosha38 chromosome 8, UCLA_HA_Equagga_1.0, whole genome shotgun sequence includes the following:
- the MPC1 gene encoding mitochondrial pyruvate carrier 1, with the protein product MAGALVRKAADYVRSKDFRDYLMSTHFWGPVANWGLPIAAINDMKKSPEIISGRMTFALCCYSLTFMRFAYKVQPRNWLLFACHATNEVAQLIQGGRLIKHEMTKRPQQGGSGK